The Hemicordylus capensis ecotype Gifberg chromosome 6, rHemCap1.1.pri, whole genome shotgun sequence genome window below encodes:
- the LOC128328861 gene encoding uncharacterized protein LOC128328861, which yields MVMKSIMSVSIALLLFFSIMTFTVSHIVVHYTSSGGICGDTCGYHGYDYTWCKQSGGSGKAWDYCSLEEGLEASGKNCASSCDFWGESYRFCYLSDGKWNYCGLLGQRELLDYSQDNDMCIKDCRVTKGSFQCDTVHGPQRCSPFHDVTPTGLPCHYQYRCAKYGHRVYRCHTHDSEGRWDYCGRKSLERCAWVFTEGNFSQAEICTLPNSQEEGKIIFRRERRDKMLPPTKEEFRNAAHLIDKIASVTNLPDSGDLTTVHFYKQENIICKGVNYTNVELQISISNETSMPVAHVLFPKFLNSVAILRLAFYTSLHSTFYLPAYTIVVSVGEPMLCSTDLLADPLHTF from the coding sequence atggtgaTGAAGTCGATAATGAGTGTTTCTATagctttgcttttatttttttcgATTATGACGTTCACTGTCTCCCATATCGTTGTCCATTATACAAGCTCAGGGGGAATATGCGGAGATACATGTGGATATCATGGCTATGATTATACTTGGTGCAAGcaaagtggtggcagtgggaaAGCTTGGGACTACTGTTCCTTAGAAGAGGGCCTGGAAGCTTCTGGCAAAAATTGTGCCTCATCCTGTGACTTCTGGGGAGAATCTTACCGCTTCTGTTACTTAAGCGATGGCAAGTGGAACTACTGTGGATTGCTAGGCCAACGGGAACTCCTCGACTATTCTCAGGACAATGACATGTGCATCAAAGATTGCCGAGTAACCAAAGGCTCTTTCCAGTGTGATACAGTCCATGGCCCTCAACGCTGCTCCCCTTTCCATGATGTGACCCCCACAGGTTTGCCCTGCCATTATCAGTACCGTTGCGCCAAATATGGACACCGGGTGTATCGATGCCATACGCATGACAGTGAAGGCAGATGGGATTACTGTGGGCGGAAGAGCCTGGAAAGGTGTGCATGGGTCTTTACCGAGggtaatttttcccaagcagagATCTGCACACTTCCCAACTCCCAAGAAGAAGGTAAGATCATCTTCCGCAGAGAGAGGAGAGACAAGATGCTCCCTCCGACTAAAGAGGAATTCAGAAATGCTGCCCACCTTATTGATAAAATCGCCTCTGTCACAAACCTCCCTGACTCTGGGGATCTGACAACTGTGCATTTCTACAAGCAAGAGAATATCATCTGTAAGGGTGTCAATTATACCAATGTGGAATTGCAGATCAGCATCTCCAATGAAACTTCTATGCCTGTTGCCCATGTCCTTTTCCCAAAGTTCCTGAACTCTGTTGCAATCTTGCGCTTGGCATTCTACACCAGCCTTCATAGCACCTTTTACCTGCCTGCTTATACCATTGTTGTGTCTGTGGGTGAACCAATGTTATGTTCTACTGACCTGTTAGCAGATCCTCTGCACACATTCTAG